A section of the Candidatus Desulfofervidus auxilii genome encodes:
- a CDS encoding decaprenyl-phosphate phosphoribosyltransferase, whose product MLSWIRLIRLKHWIKNFLVLAPAFFAGKILDENILILSFFAFISFCFSASGLYIINDIFDLKYDRLHPKKRHRPLAKGQISQKTALILSIFFLISGLSISYEIGSDFLNILLIYISLNLLYSFKFKKVTPLDVFCVSIGYLLRIIAGGKATNIPVSPWLFMSAFLLALFIAFGKRLGEIKILKENKNFRPALNQYNGEYLTLSLCITGASALVTYALYTVEKGGQLIYTVIPATYGIFRYLQLILKGKNGEPLEVFLHDIQLWLVSLILLIQIAWEVYGK is encoded by the coding sequence ATGCTATCTTGGATAAGGTTAATACGTCTTAAACACTGGATAAAAAATTTTCTTGTCTTAGCACCTGCTTTTTTTGCTGGAAAAATTTTAGATGAAAATATATTAATTCTCAGTTTTTTTGCTTTTATTTCTTTTTGTTTCAGTGCAAGTGGTCTTTATATTATCAATGACATTTTTGATCTTAAATATGACCGTCTTCATCCTAAAAAAAGGCATCGTCCATTGGCTAAAGGTCAAATCAGCCAAAAAACAGCTTTAATTTTATCAATTTTCTTTTTAATTTCTGGTTTAAGTATCTCTTATGAAATTGGTTCTGATTTTCTTAATATACTTTTAATTTATATATCTCTTAACCTTCTTTATTCTTTCAAATTTAAAAAAGTTACCCCATTAGATGTCTTTTGTGTTTCTATTGGTTATCTTTTACGTATTATTGCTGGTGGAAAAGCAACAAATATTCCTGTTTCTCCTTGGCTTTTCATGAGTGCTTTTCTTTTAGCATTGTTTATTGCATTTGGCAAAAGATTAGGAGAAATAAAAATTTTAAAAGAAAATAAAAATTTTCGTCCAGCTCTTAACCAATATAATGGAGAATATCTAACTCTTTCTCTATGCATTACTGGCGCATCAGCTTTAGTAACGTATGCCCTTTATACAGTTGAGAAAGGAGGTCAATTAATTTATACAGTTATTCCAGCTACTTATGGAATTTTTCGTTATTTACAACTTATTTTGAAAGGTAAAAATGGTGAACCATTAGAAGTTTTTTTGCACGATATTCAACTGTGGTTAGTAAGCCTGATACTTCTTATCCAAATTGCTTGGGAGGTGTATGGAAAATAA